The following coding sequences are from one Thermodesulfobacteriota bacterium window:
- the lspA gene encoding signal peptidase II → MNRYSLAVLIASIVVVIDQFAKWLVVKSIPLYSKVEVLPFLDFTHIQNPGAAFGIFRDLPQAVRMPLFAVVLIAAVSVIFYFLSRTEKGDGMLVFALSLILGGAIGNSIDRFRLRYVTDFLDFHWFGDPALHWPPFNIADSAITIGVILILLDTFILKRGK, encoded by the coding sequence ATGAACAGATACAGTCTCGCGGTTCTCATTGCATCGATCGTCGTCGTAATCGACCAGTTCGCGAAGTGGCTCGTCGTGAAATCGATTCCCCTTTACAGCAAGGTAGAGGTCCTGCCGTTCCTCGACTTCACGCACATCCAAAACCCCGGGGCGGCATTCGGCATATTCAGGGACCTCCCCCAGGCCGTGCGCATGCCCCTCTTCGCTGTGGTGCTGATAGCGGCGGTATCGGTCATATTCTATTTCCTCTCCCGCACCGAAAAAGGCGACGGCATGCTGGTATTCGCGCTCTCGCTCATCCTCGGCGGCGCGATAGGCAACTCCATAGACAGGTTCAGGCTCCGTTACGTCACCGACTTCCTCGACTTTCACTGGTTCGGAGACCCGGCCCTCCACTGGCCCCCCTTCAACATCGCCGACTCAGCGATAACCATAGGTGTTATACTCATACTGCTTGACACCTTCATACTCAAACGGGGGAAGTAA
- a CDS encoding riboflavin synthase, with amino-acid sequence MFTGIVEDTGVVKSVDKRDGESTFTISVGKMDLGEAALGDSIAVNGACLTVTTLGGNEFTVDASHETLSRTTLGAIAPGSRVNLERALKSGDRLGGHIVNGHVDGVGEVVSKTKSGGSYVFRFSIPEELAKYVVEKGSVAVDGVSLTVNSAEGSEFTVNIIPFTLAETTFGGLGPGSRVNIECDIIAKYVEKLSTGARGQNSVYQPSDD; translated from the coding sequence ATGTTCACCGGCATCGTCGAAGACACGGGCGTCGTAAAGTCCGTCGACAAAAGAGACGGGGAATCCACGTTCACTATATCCGTAGGGAAGATGGATCTCGGCGAAGCCGCGCTCGGCGACAGCATAGCAGTAAACGGCGCGTGCCTCACCGTCACGACGTTAGGCGGCAACGAATTCACCGTGGACGCCTCGCACGAAACCCTCTCCCGGACGACCCTCGGCGCAATCGCCCCGGGCTCCAGGGTCAACCTCGAGCGCGCCCTCAAATCTGGCGACAGGCTCGGCGGACACATCGTCAACGGTCACGTGGACGGCGTCGGCGAGGTCGTCTCGAAGACGAAGTCCGGCGGCTCGTACGTCTTCAGGTTTTCCATACCCGAAGAGCTCGCGAAATACGTCGTCGAAAAGGGCTCCGTCGCGGTGGACGGCGTAAGCCTCACGGTCAACTCCGCCGAGGGAAGCGAATTCACGGTGAATATCATCCCCTTCACACTGGCCGAGACGACATTCGGCGGCCTCGGGCCCGGCAGCCGCGTCAACATCGAGTGCGACATAATAGCCAAGTACGTCGAAAAACTCTCGACCGGCGCCAGGGGACAGAACTCCGTTTACCAGCCTTCAGATGACTGA
- a CDS encoding shikimate kinase: protein MTDIPVKNIFLVGFMGAGKTAVGKVLAVKTGYEYRDADKLAETEAGMTVTEIFAARGEEGFRELESGILARLAGGERQVVSTGGGAVTRPANMDAMRKGGVVVYLRASPETIYERVRHSKTRPLLRVENPFERIKELLSARAHLYELADATVTTDGRAPGDIADEIVRLLAPRGAK, encoded by the coding sequence ATGACTGACATCCCCGTAAAAAACATATTCCTCGTGGGCTTCATGGGCGCGGGCAAAACGGCCGTCGGAAAGGTGCTCGCCGTGAAGACCGGCTACGAATACCGCGACGCCGACAAGCTTGCCGAAACCGAAGCCGGAATGACCGTTACGGAAATATTCGCCGCGCGGGGCGAGGAAGGCTTCAGGGAGCTCGAATCCGGCATACTGGCCCGCCTCGCCGGCGGCGAAAGACAGGTCGTTTCCACGGGCGGCGGCGCCGTCACGAGGCCCGCCAACATGGACGCGATGAGAAAGGGCGGCGTGGTCGTCTACCTACGGGCGAGCCCCGAAACGATATACGAGAGGGTAAGGCACAGTAAAACCCGCCCCCTCCTCCGGGTCGAAAATCCGTTCGAAAGGATAAAGGAGCTCCTCTCGGCGCGGGCGCACCTCTACGAGCTCGCCGACGCCACGGTCACCACCGACGGCCGAGCCCCCGGCGACATAGCCGACGAAATCGTCCGCCTCCTCGCCCCCCGCGGCGCAAAATGA
- a CDS encoding cyclase family protein: MYTGSPKEPRSAKNGPGLESDDWMDISVPISDGMVTWPGDPPVRILRLSDIEDGDDCTLSALSMSVHTATHMDAPSHFTNLRHGIDEMPLSAVVGNARVIEIDDPVSVKVDELRAHKIKKGERILLKTRNSRERWDRKPFDESYVFLTTEAALYFVDRGVLTIGVDYLSIGGYGGNMAEVHRIILSAKIWVIEGLDLSRTAPGLYEMVCLPIKIDNCDGAPARALIRPV, translated from the coding sequence ATGTACACCGGCTCCCCGAAAGAACCCCGCAGCGCGAAAAACGGCCCCGGGCTCGAATCAGACGACTGGATGGATATTTCGGTACCCATATCGGACGGCATGGTCACGTGGCCCGGCGATCCGCCCGTCAGGATACTCCGGCTCTCCGATATAGAAGACGGCGACGACTGCACGCTTTCGGCCCTGTCCATGTCTGTCCACACGGCGACGCACATGGACGCGCCGTCCCATTTCACGAACCTCCGGCACGGCATAGACGAAATGCCGCTTTCGGCGGTCGTCGGCAACGCCCGCGTCATAGAGATCGATGACCCCGTTTCCGTCAAGGTCGACGAGCTCCGGGCGCATAAAATTAAAAAGGGCGAGCGCATACTCCTCAAAACCCGCAACTCCCGCGAAAGGTGGGACCGTAAACCCTTCGACGAATCCTACGTATTCCTCACGACCGAGGCCGCGCTCTACTTCGTAGACAGGGGCGTGCTCACGATAGGGGTGGATTACCTCTCCATCGGCGGCTACGGCGGCAACATGGCCGAAGTGCACAGGATAATCCTCTCGGCCAAGATATGGGTCATAGAAGGGCTCGACCTCTCCCGCACCGCGCCCGGGCTTTACGAAATGGTCTGCCTCCCGATAAAGATAGACAACTGCGACGGGGCCCCCGCCCGCGCGCTCATAAGGCCCGTCTAG